One genomic region from Athalia rosae chromosome 3, iyAthRosa1.1, whole genome shotgun sequence encodes:
- the LOC105686778 gene encoding uncharacterized protein LOC105686778 — translation MGDHARGDCKKVICSSEEDDLQQEAIRNSSYIPPRAVLMMSQLNLRDKRIGVPGTSGEAPALPTPPTSDDTDRQFWAEDELSSSETRLHLVAKQRRRRSLAHRNRAANRKRSRSFSQTSSSNSDPAQHLKISSPIRQNARRRRKYDLGPGASASKKSRGRNNAPVPRASTPRPAQVSSIRNPLTFGGSLQTGTHHVLNSRRQVIQATNLIPGMRQRSRRRSGQTPDLPRSCNAMPTMNESTDTDKCKNQKSTQSPLKPRRK, via the exons ATGGGTGATCATGCTCGTGGCGATTGTAAGAAAGTGATATGTAGTTCTGAGGAAGATGATCTCCAACAGGAGGCTATTCGTAACTCTTCTTACATCCCGCCTCGAGCGGTCTTGATGATGTCGCAATTAAATCTGCGTGATAAAAGAATAGGAGTACCTGGAACATCTGGAGAAGCA CCAGCACTACCGACACCACCTACATCTGATGACACAGACCGTCAATTTTGGGCAGAAGATGAATTAAGTAGTTCAGAGACAAGACTTCATTTGGTTGCTAAGCAAAGACGAAGACGTAGTTTGGCACATAGAAATCGGGCAGCTAATCGAAAGAGAAGCAGATCATTTAGTCAAACATCTAGCTCTAACTCGGATCCTGCACAGCATCTGAAAATCTCATCACCGATCAGACAGAATG CACGAAGGAGACGGAAATACGATTTGGGACCAGGTGCTTCTGCGAGTAAAAAATCTAGAGGAAGAAATAATGCTCCAGTTCCTAGAGCCTCTACACCGAGGCCAGCTCAAGTTTCTAGTATCCGAAATCCGTTAACCTTTGGTGGTAGTCTGCAAACAGGAACTCATCACGTTTTGAATTCAAGGCGACAGGTGATCCAAGCTACAAATTTAATACCTGGAATGCGGCAGAGATCGAGGAGACGCAGTGGTCAGACACCCGATTTACCTCGCAGTTGTAATGCGATGCCCACAATGAATGAGTCTACGGACACTGATAAatgtaaaaaccaaaaatcaacTCAATCACCTTTAAAACCAAGGCGCAAATAA
- the LOC105686884 gene encoding bromodomain-containing protein 8: MASVQDRLKLKRVPYDTWSTREQLCLAASVLNSGESVPNWKTVSESLKPFAEKEALRPPDWFSQKSCAIQYSHLLETADAPKRKKRESGDTQAETIVHRLTQERIAELKQILAFQRDEYQQLKAEVNLLRCGPLSDEKLQKMWQAIEQEEREQEQKARAHAAWLARRQQKQDSIISQSISMHRKSGEGSTETYDVIDPSNNEEDEKKRGGRSPLLTSLLKSPSPTTQIQSSSTPSQTGSPTIASLLVSSPKVPTSQVDRSLTQNVSSQLQQLVSTAIASVANERPSAGAPTLSMLLELPANPQRGPLLNLQTPPLVVSQPSIPPEIHTPLSTNVPTQTSSQHVQIVQAPSVTAAQNIPVTESMVQIIDHIDEVIRKDIMADVIDKDEINEIIGDIEELIKEEITASPRTKEPPVSTAVAETVALHQPMQESISERPEPRNVDEPASMSDSPESEMAIEDIDSSTSNIAEIIGTVAIESTETKIIVPPCEPSKVDEKLEIGEKEEDDESTTDESLPEEAQDFPENKEELVQEAESSFKAECKEPESNESTAQDTNDPENQARQDISLREINEDIVNEETELIEQEKDTILDSADDDKEASEKSEAKEEVEIDQLEIHLAEITGDPTDKSVEVAATSESSEATNDIASIEDVEKSQDISLILEEDESSQGSQNKEKAPSEEIIADVLDTSESCPEESTASTEEEEDLVVKVETIAIAVGEPGVNSKDDVLEKIDGERKEKAFKNSINVIVHQVDVKDDEDLSGGSGSDSNHSTVPDVAGVVREGKNPNERQPMKTEDSLTKEPKEVETVVKIDVEKKEEKIEVKPEVKEECNVVKEEIKTEDNDINEEKLESKETLDSELAVKKETAAGGIGDDVELDEEESTLSKLNGGRTMKTYSKRQVVTIDSEPENEAGGEGADYRAWKKAVMLVYNRLVTHKYASVFLRPITEDQAPGYHSVIFRPMDLSTIKKNIDNGTIRSTMHFQRDVMLMFQNAIMYNKQDTFVYKMAVSMQEECLQHMQILVQVTGEGPFRRETRTAASISSDFGESSTKPQRKRSHITPSPHDSDSPRTTKKRRKSEND, encoded by the exons ATGGCATCCGTGCAAGATA GACTGAAACTCAAACGCGTTCCTTACGATACGTGGAGTACAAGAGAGCAGCTCTGCCTAGCTGCAAGTGTATTGAATTCTGGGGAGAGTGTGCCGAATTGGAAGACAGTTTCTGAGTCATTAAAGCCATTTGCTGAAAAAGAAGCGTTACGGCCACCAGACTGGTTTTCTCAGAAGTCTTGCGCGATACAATATTCTCATCTACTGGAAACAGCAGATGcgccaaagagaaaaaaaagagagagcggTGATACACAAGCAGAAACAATCGTTCACAGATTGACTCAAGAGAGAATAGCGGAGCTCAAACAGATTCTTGCTTTTCAACGGGACGAATATCAGCAACTCAAAGCCGAAGTGAATCTCCTGAGATGTGGCCCATTATCCGACGAGAAACTTCAAAAGATGTGGCAGGCTATAGAACAGGAAGAACGAGAGCAAGAACAAAAGGCCAGAGCTCATGCGGCCTGGCTCGCCAGACGCCAGCAAAAACAGGACTCTATTATTTCTCAGTCTATTTCCATGCACCGGAAGTCAGGTGAGGGCTCAACTGAGACTTACGACGTTATTGATCCATCAAATaatgaagaagatgaaaagaaacgagGTGGCAGGTCGCCCCTACTTACTAGCTTGCTCAAATCTCCGAGTCCAACGACTCAAATACAGAGTTCATCCACTCCTTCGCAGACTGGTTCCCCCACTATAGCTAGTCTTTTAGTTTCGAGTCCTAAGGTTCCGACTTCTCAGGTAGATCGCAGTCTGACACAAAACGTCTCTTCTCAACTTCAGCAACTTGTTTCAACCGCAATAGCTAGCGTAGCCAATGAAAGACCATCAGCTGGTGCCCCTACGCTGTCCATGCTACTAGAACTGCCAGCTAATCCACAGCGGGGGCCTTTGCTGAACCTGCAAACACCACCTCTTGTTGTTTCACAGCCTAGTATACCTCCAGAAATCCACACACCTCTATCTACTAACGTGCCAACGCAAACTTCCTCTCAACATGTGCAAATCGTTCAAGCCCCATCTGTTACTGCAGCTCAGAATATACCTGTAACAGAGAGTATGGTACAGATAATTGATCACATTGATGAAGTCATCAGGAAAGACATAATGGCAGATGTTATTGATAAGGATGAGATCAATGAGATTATAGGGGATATCGAGGAGCTGATAAAGGAAGAAATTACGGCTAGCCCCAGAACAAAGGAGCCTCCTGTCTCTACTGCTGTTGCAGAAACTGTAGCTCTACATCAACCGATGCAAGAAAGTATATCAGAGCGCCCAGAGCCACGTAATGTTGATGAACCAGCATCAATGTCGGATTCACCTGAAAGTGAGATGGCAATAGAAGATATCGATTCCAGTACATCCAATATTGCAGAGATTATTGGTACTGTTGCCATAGAATCTACAGAAACAAAGATAATTGTACCTCCCTGTGAGCCGTCAAAGGTTGATGAAAAGTtggaaattggtgaaaaagaagaagatgacgaAAGCACGACTGATGAATCATTGCCTGAAGAAGCTCAAGATTTTCCTGAAAATAAGGAAGAACTTGTACAAGAAGCCGAATCTAGCTTTAAAGCAGAATGCAAAGAACCTGAAAGCAATGAAAGTACAGCACAGGATACAAACGATCCAGAAAATCAGGCTAGACAGGATATTAGCCTAcgtgaaataaacgaagataTAGTGAATGAGGAAACTGAACTAATTGAACAGGAGAAAGATACGATTCTAGACAGTGCAGACGATGACAAAGAAGCTTCTGAAAAATCCGAAGCAAAAGAAGAGGTGGAAATAGATCAGCTGGAAATACACTTAGCAGAAATAACTGGAGATCCAACTGACAAGTCTGTGGAAGTAGCAGCCACTAGTGAATCATCAGAGGCAACAAACGACATTGCGAGTATAGAAGATGTGGAAAAATCACAAGATATTAGCTTAATTCTAGAAGAGGACGAGAGCTCCCAAGGTTCACAAAACAAGGAAAAAGCTCCGTCTGAGGAAATAATAGCAGATGTATTGGATACCTCAGAATCATGTCCAGAGGAATCTACGGCTTCAactgaggaagaagaagacctGGTGGTCAAGGTAGAAACCATTGCAATTGCTGTTGGTGAACCTGGTGTGAACTCAAAGGATGATGtattagaaaaaatagatGGAGAGCGTAAGGAAAAGGCTTTCAAAAATTCCATCAATGTCATCGTACATCAGGTCGATGTCAAAGATGATGAGGATTTGAGCGGAGGTTCTGGATCTGATTCGAATCATTCCACCGTACCGGATGTGGCAGGGGTTGTCAGAGAAGGCAAAAATCCGAATGAGCGGCAACCTATGAAAACAGAGGATTCATTGACGAAAGAACCCAAAGAAGTCGAAACAGTGGTGAAAAttgatgtagaaaaaaaggaagaaaagataGAAGTAAAACCGGAAGTCAAAGAAGAATGTAATGTTgtgaaagaggaaataaaGACTGAAGATAACGACataaatgaagagaaattAGAGTCCAAAGAAACCCTAGATTCTGAATTGGCTGTCAAAAAAGAGACAGCTGCTGGTGGAATAGGGGACGATGTAGAACTTGACGAGGAAGAATCCACTCTCAGTAAATTGAACGGTGGCCGAACCATGAAAACATATTCTAAAAGACAGGTTGTAACGATAGATAGTGAACCAGAAAATGAAGCCGGTGGAGAAGGTGCTGATTACCGTGCTTGGAAAAAAGCTGTTATGCTGGTCTATAATAGACTGGTTACACACAAGTATGCCTCTGTATTTTTAAGACCTATCACGGAAGATCAAGCACCAGGGTATCATTCCGTAATTTTTCGTCCTATGGATTTGTCAACTATTAAAAAGAATATTGATAATGGAACCATCAGATCAACTATGCATTTCCAGAGAGACGTTATGCTTATGTTCCAGAATgctattatgtataataagcAGGATACTTTTGTCTATAAAATGGCTGTTTCCATGCAAGAAGAATGCTTGCAGCATATGCAA ATACTTGTACAGGTGACTGGTGAGGGACCATTCAGAAGAGAAACAAGGACGGCTGCTAGTATCAGCAGTGATTTTGGCGAATCATCAACAAAGCCACAACGAAAACGTAGTCACATCACTCCTAGTCCACATGATTCTGATAGCCCACGTACAActaaaaagcgaagaaaatctgagaatgattaa